From the Deinococcus seoulensis genome, the window CGCCGGGTCGCTCAGGCGCGCGCAGTACGCGAGTTCCGCAGGCGTGAACAGCTTCTCGGCCCGCTGCCCTTCACGGTCCAGCATGCGCCGGATACGGTCGATCTCGATCAGGTCGTGGCCCACGGCGATAATCACCCGTTCAGGATACGGTCCGCGCGCACTGGCACGCCGTATCCTGGGCGCCATGAACGCTGCCCAGCCGCTGTTTCCGGATGTTCGCCTCGAGACGGTCGCGGCGCGGCTACGGGCGGCGCAGGCACAGTGGGAGGCGCTGGGTGTCACGCGCGTGCAGGTGTTCGGGTCGGTCGCGCGCGGCGAGGCGGGCGAGGCCAGCGACATCGACCTGCTGATCGACTTCGCGCCGGGCGTTCCGCGCGGCCTGCTGGACCTGATGCGCGCGCGCGAGGTGTTCGAGCGGGCCCTGTCCCGCCGGGTAGACGTCGTGACGGGCGCCGCCCTGCGCGACCCGCTGCGCCGCGAGATCCTTGCAGACGCCATCGACGTGCTGAGCGTCCCCGAGCACCTGCCCCGCTCGCACCGGGAGAAACGCTGGCGCTGGCGGGTATTCGACCTGCTGCGCGCCATCGACCGCATCGCACACTTCACGGACGGCCTGACCCTCAGCGACTTCGAACGGAACGAACTGGTGCACGAGGCCGTCCTGCACGGACTGGCACGCCTGGGCGAGACCACCAAGTTCATTCCGCAGTCCGTGCAGGACACCAACCCGCACGTGCCGTGGGCACTGCTGCGCGACGTGCGGAACCTCGTGTCGCACGACTACTTCGGGATCGAGGCGGCGCTGATCTGGCACACGGC encodes:
- a CDS encoding HepT-like ribonuclease domain-containing protein, which produces MNAAQPLFPDVRLETVAARLRAAQAQWEALGVTRVQVFGSVARGEAGEASDIDLLIDFAPGVPRGLLDLMRAREVFERALSRRVDVVTGAALRDPLRREILADAIDVLSVPEHLPRSHREKRWRWRVFDLLRAIDRIAHFTDGLTLSDFERNELVHEAVLHGLARLGETTKFIPQSVQDTNPHVPWALLRDVRNLVSHDYFGIEAALIWHTARVELPALRPALQALADGLDRHAERAD